A region from the Aegilops tauschii subsp. strangulata cultivar AL8/78 chromosome 5, Aet v6.0, whole genome shotgun sequence genome encodes:
- the LOC109737750 gene encoding uncharacterized protein, with the protein MDETGRAATPMARRSASPSATPTTVTPGSTASSCSSNSDPAAAARTPPPAYLVPWARPAGGGSGYYPGCRKDANCACEICLASINATRDLLPPEAASARRCFAAAARDRRPGTRSLFLARDGAATPGSAVTEPWTPPPRSTAKSRRDAAAAKARRSSSPDWALYALTVLGFLLLLWVDTGLVPEVAARGFGPKLSPEAVARMGREARLAPAGLGRKLRSLERGVGQLVGADRISNCSSKDSVWRLQQNDQHLFHWRCSLYKSAAEEVSIWGSPLRSSGLLPSTLSTRHITILSGKVTEWSDGSVLPTVRASNGSSWSYRGRSAAAVLLEPETWVLEYQRSVLFEGTRLLPATVELLASRCSEMAKRARRKLSKKRFHGGIQAKPT; encoded by the exons ATGGACGAGACCGGGAGGGCGGCGACCCCGATGGCGAGGAGATCCGCCTCCCCCAGCGCCACCCCCACCACCGTCACGCCCggctccaccgcctcctcctgctcctccaactccgaccccgcggcggcggcgcggacgcCCCCGCCCGCCTACCTCGTCCCGTGGGCGCGCCCCGCGGGCGGCGGCAGCGGATACTACCCCGGCTGCCGCAAGGACGCCAACTGCGCCTGCGAGATCTGCCTCGCCAGCATCAACGCCACGCGGGACCTCCTCCCGCCCGAGGCCGCCTCCGCGCGCCGctgcttcgccgccgccgccagggaCAGGAGGCCCGGGACCCGCTCGCTCTTCCTCGCCCGCGACGGCGCCGCCACGCCCGGGTCCGCCGTCACCGAGCcgtggacgccgccgccgcgctccacCGCCAAGTCGAGGCGGGATGCggcggccgccaaggcccggAGGTCCTCGTCGCCCGACTGGGCGCTGTACGCGCTGACGGTTCTTGGGTTCTTGCTCCTGCTGTGGGTGGACACAGGGCTCGTCCCGGAGGTCGCGGCCAGGGGGTTCGGCCCCAAGCTGTCGCCGGAGGCCGTCGCGCGGATGGGCCGGGAGGCGCGCCTTGCGCCTGCAGGTCTGGGCCGCAAACTGCGCTCCTTGGAGCGAGGGGTCGGGCAGCTCGTCGGCGCCGACAGGATCTCCAACTGCAGCTCCAAGGATTCCGTCTGGCGACTCCAGCAG AATGATCAGCATTTGTTCCATTGGCGCTGCTCGCTATACAAGTCGGCGGCAGAGGAGGTCAGCATCTGGGGGAGCCCTCTCCGGAGCTCCGGCCTGCTCCCGTCTACGCTCTCGACACGGCACATCACCATCCTCTCCGGCAAGGTCACGGAG TGGTCGGACGGGAGCGTATTGCCGACGGTGAGGGCGAGCAACGGCAGCTCCTGGAGCTACCGGGGCCGGAGCGCAGCGGCGGTGCTGCTGGAACCAGAGACGTGGGTGCTGGAGTACCAGAGGAGCGTGCTGTTCGAGGGGACACGGCTGCTACCGGCCACGGTGGAGCTGCTGGCGTCGAGGTGCTCGGAAATGGCGAAACGGGCGCGGCGGAAGCTGTCCAAGAAGCGGTTCCACGGCGGGATCCAGGCGAAGCCGACTTGA
- the LOC109737749 gene encoding uncharacterized protein, producing MTSISTNQFGSGGSNGGSASRPHGRDMVIWTEEMNEYLIDALMHQQDIGNRSAEGRFLTGAYESVITGVGERFGVVIDRSNIKNRLKHVKDMFHECENLFDKQSGIKWNPATRRFHADPQVWREFIERKPEAKKWMTKTIDHYDRLLELFGKDRAPPASENSKGPLKKKARIEPPKDRPQRQQTSSNGFELAIVQGSNQVMDKNELPGAVVAENNIIGELDLSELCKSENGLVAIPVHGNAYGKGLPYAPENWPSPGDQWQWKVGNRIAAGGHWVDRYLAPPSRFRDATGKKTTFTSRLKVGEFIKSNFPDVDPSTFFSMFIWKIPAAEGGIQRGTLQVERVEPEDGLADPDGPCKARNKACNLGKEGFIESSPAGNCDICCVHPDFCRTCCCILCGKAVNNSFGGYSYIKCEAVVAENYICGHLAHLDCALRIFMAGTVGGSIGLDVQYYCRRCDNKTNLMMHVEKLLETCRSLGSRSEIEPILNMGLCILRGSRQVQAKSLEDYMASVMEKVNNGVDLAEVWNMEDSDGMPILNAEESSPPVAGVTVLGTEPQYPYLTDPMVDNELQRAAESVPIFITGDHTEMSLKFEDEIDNSLLELKKSQEAEYRLAEQKLYSQKDYILSLYRQLESDRSQLADPNPVSDISSYSVLLANITNRVEQVKREEEKFQTMLKISKGFRKAPANIKEHFGLPPPAE from the exons ATGACCAGTATCTCCACCAACCAGTTCGGCTCCGGCGGCAGCAATGGAGGGTCTGCCTCCAGGCCGCACGGCAGGGATATGGTGATTTGGACCGAAGAGATGAATGAGTATCTCATCGATGCGCTCATGCACCAGCAGGACATTGGGAACAGGAGCGCCGAGGGCAGGTTCTTGACCGGCGCCTATGAAAGCGTCATCACCGGGGTCGGCGAGAGGTTCGGGGTGGTGATCGACAGGTCCAACATCAAGAACCGTCTCAAGCATGTCAAGGACATGTTCCATGAGTGCGAGAACCTTTTCGATAAGCAGAGCGGGATTAAATGGAACCCGGCGACCCGGAGGTTCCACGCCGACCCTCAAGTCTGGAGGGAATTCATTGAG AGAAAACCAGAAGCCAAGAAATGGATGACGAAGACCATTGATCATTACGATAGGTTATTGGAGTTATTTGGTAAAGATAGGGCACCTCCGGCTTCTGAGAACTCGAAAGGTCCTTTGAAAAAAAAGGCGCGAATAGAACCGCCAAAGGATAGACCTCAACGTCAACAGACGTCATCAAATGGCTTTGAGTTAGCAATCGTCCAAGGTTCAAATCAAGTAATGGATAAAAATGAG CTGCCTGGTGCTGTGGTAGCAGAAAATAACATAATTGGGGAACTCGATTTATCAGAATTGTGCAAAAGCGAGAATGGCCTTGTTGCCATACCTGTTCATGGTAATGCATATGGCAAGGGTTTGCCCTATGCTCCTGAAAATTGGCCGTCTCCTGGAGATCAGTGGCAATGGAAAGTGGGGAACAGAATTGCTGCAGGTGGGCATTGGGTGGACAG ATATCTTGCCCCACCCTCGCGTTTTCGTGATGCTACTGGTAAAAAGACGACATTCACAAGTAGACTGAAAGTTGGAGAGTTTATCAAGAGCAACTTTCCAGATGTTGATCCTAGCACATTTTTCTCTATGTTCATATGGAAGATCCCTGCTGCAGAAGGCGGGATTCAAAGAG GAACTCTTCAAGTGGAACGTGTTGAACCTGAAGATGGCCTGGCGGATCCTGATGGACCATGCAAGGCTCGGAATAAGGCATGCAATCTTGGGAAAGAAGGGTTTATTGAATCATCACCAGCAGGGAATTGTGACATCTGCTGCGTACATCCTGATTTCTGTCGTACATGCTGTTGCATTCTCTGTGGCAAGGCTGTTAACAATTCCTTTGGAGGTTATAGTTACATCAAGTGTGAGGCAGTTGTGGCAGAGAACTACATCtgtgggcatcttgcccaccttGACTGTGCTCTGAGGATTTTCATGGCTGGAACTGTTGGAGGAAGCATTGGGTTGGATGTGCAATATTACTGCAGGCGGTGTGACAACAAAACTAACCTGATGATGCATGTGGAGAAACTGTTGGAAACATGTCGCTCTCTTGGATCGAGGAGTGAGATTGAGCCAATCCTTAATATGGGCTTGTGCATCTTGCGTGGTTCAAGACAAGTGCAAGCGAAAAGCTTGGAGGACTATATGGCATCAGTGATGGAAAAG GTGAATAATGGGGTTGATCTTGCTGAAGTATGGAATATGGAGGATAGTGATGGCATGCCAATACTGAATGCAG AAGAAAGTTCCCCACCTGTCGCTGGTGTCACGGTGCTAGGGACTGAGCCACAGTACCCATATCTGACTGATCCAATGGTTGATAATGAGCTGCAGAGGGCTGCCGAAAGTGTTCCAATTTTCATTACTGGTGATCACACCGAGATGTCTCTCAAATTTGAGGATGAGATAGATAATTCCCTTCTAGAACTGAAGAAATCTCAGGAAGCAGAATACAGGCTGGCAGAGCAGAAGCTTTATTCTCAGAAAGATTATATCCTCAGTCTGTATCGGCAGCTTGAGTCAGACAGGTCCCAGCTTGCAGATCCTAACCCCGTATCCGATATCTCAAGCTACAGCGTGCTTCTCGCCAACATTACTAACCGAGTGGAAcaagtgaagcgcgaggaggagAAGTTCCAGACCATGCTCAAAATCTCCAAGGGATTCCGGAAAGCACCGGCGAACATCAAGGAGCACTTTGGGTTGCCGCCACCAGCGGAGTAG